The DNA region CAAGCCTGGGACACTGTATCTGAGGCTGCAGGACCCATATAGCCCTGCATCAGAGATTTCTTGCTAGTGTCACGTACAAGAGCCTCTacctaaaataacaaaattatttttaaatgctgtacTATGCATAACCAACCCAAACCTCCTTGTGAGTAAATTGCCCATCTGATTCTCTTACAGAACTCTAAAAGGGCTGTTTTGCACAGGAATTAAGGATTCATCTATTATTTCTTTATAATGTATTGTAACAAAAGAACTACCCATTTTTTGCACAGTGcttcacttaaaataaaaaaaggcctTTTTTAGGAAAAATGGAATGGTGGTTAAAATGTTTAGTACTAGACcagttttaaacaaaacatgttacaaagaaaataaagctgATATAGAATAAACACGATACTAAAGAAACAGTACATCGGTATAGACTTCCTTAATGGTCTAACTGATGCCAAGtgaagattatttttaaattttattataatttagatttatttttagttttattttattaaaatgttagtaTATACTCGGATTAATCTATAATCTAAACCCTATCATCAGAAGAGGAGATCTATTCCAGAATAATAGGAAAATGAACAGCCACAAAAATACGCATAATGATGTATATACACACATGGTAAAAAGATCAGGCTTTAAAGAACCTAAtaggaatttcttttaaaacttgGTGGGGAGAAGTTTAGAGGCATGAAGAGAGCAGTCTCCTTACCACTGCCCTGTAAACAAGAACAAGAATGGCTCCAACAACCTCGGCCACAAAGATCAGTGTCACTATTGCAAAGAACTGTCAAGGAAAAACAATTCAGAGATTTAAATAAGAGATCTGTACACTGATCCACACACATCTTAAGCATGAAAATAATGTGATCCACAGTATTCACTTGACATCAACAAATTGTGAAGAGTAATGGAGGTTATAAGGATAAGTTTACTTAAAACATGTCACAGATCTTACAGCATATTCCTAATTTTCAGAAGCACATCTAAGCCATTGCAATGACATGTCCAGGGAAGACTCAGGTACAGCATCCGATTTCTCACATTAGCAAAGTTATTGAATTAAAAGCAATTGTTGGACATAATGCCTTGCAAAAACAGGTTCAAATCTCTATATTCAGATATGGTTTGATGTAAAATACATTCTCAGAGCATCAAActgataaattattaaaagatgGGAACATAAGAATGCAAAACCCTTCTGTAGGTATGATGAGTTTGTTCTGTCAATGCTGTAATCTAAAAGCACTCAAAGTGTTCAATTAGACAGCTGTATATGCTTCGTGCATTTCTGGGTGTGAAACAGAGCTGGACAAAAACTAGCACCAAACAGCTTCACAATCCTCTTACCAACAAGAGaagacatctgttctctttccaaGCTCCACAACATCCAAGGAAGCCAATCAGGGCCAGCACGGCTCCAACGCCAATACAGATATAGCCAATATTGATGAGCTGGGCTGAGAACGAGCCCATAACCTGAACAAAGGACGCTGCCCCAAACTTGATCCACAGTCCCAATCCTAGAAGCACAAAGCCCCCGGTCTGAAAAAAAGATGGCCATGTGAAGTCATCCAGATCTTTTGCACTAATTTCATGCTACATCAAGTAAGTCGGTTACCTCCACCAAAAGGCTATTCATTCAGTATGTAGCATGGAGAAAGAAAATCAGTCTTGCATATTTCATTGTGTTTGGAACCAGTCACCCAATCATATTGTTGAAGCTGGAACCTTGGCttgtttcaagaaacagcaggatgtgGTTCTCAGGTCACTTCATACTACCAACCAGTTGAGCTACATATTGATTTGAAGTTCATTCACTGtaacttttgtaaaaaaattgtaaaaataagcagTTTAGATTAGGAATTAAGTTAGAACACAACAATTTTAGAAATACATCAAGAACCACAGCTAGAGATCATTGAAATGTGGGGAATCTAGCCCCTCCGAACACAAAAATAGAAATACAGATAAGAATTTGAAGTACTGGAATTCCTGGTTTAAAATTTGCTATTATAACAACCTAATGCTGGAAGATTGTTCAGTGAATTTAAAAGAGGCAGCAAAAAGGTAggcattttttaattcaatctAAAATTAATGAATACCCAACATTCATATATTGTTGAAGGCTGCAGCTGAATATGTGATGTAGTCTTACAATAAAAGAACTGTTCCTTATGTTGTGTGATTTTTGTAGTTTAATTATAgcgttttatattttttcactgCATAAATTTCCAGGCAGAGATGCATCCTGATCTATGGCAGTAATGTAGCTTAATCACCACCCTGCATTCACTGGATTTTACAGCACCACCTATTTCAACTTGAGGTTTTAAGGTTTATTGTCCTGTGAAACTATACTTACGCAGATGATcccattaacgaagagcatcaGATACCGCAAGCAAGCATAAATCTTTTGAAGTCTGGCCATTCTGACTGTCCTCGATAAATCAAAAAACATTAACCTGTAACTAGGACTGGACTGGTAGATATACAAGTTTGCTTATAAAAGTAATGTTAACATTCAGATCTACAAAACAACCGATACAAAAGAGCATTAGAAAAATGTAATCTGTTTATGCACAATAGGCTATAGACCTCCAGTTGTAGGACTTGTTTTCCATCAAAGCGGCATTACGTTTTAGTAGCAATCGGCTACTTTCCAAATTCAAGGTTGTAAACTGCATATCTGTTAaggtttctttgtgttttttctcggtTCTGTAAGGGCGGAAACATTTCAACAACatctttatatagcgcctttaaaatcATCTTCTCAAAGCGATATATGGGAAAAGTAAAGAAACGAAAACAGTACCATAGGAGAAATTCagcacaaagaaacagaaggGATTAGAAATATCGTGGAAGATGCAAGACACTGACATCAATTACATAAAACTAGCCTTTCTAAAGAAGCAGGTTCACAGCTATGTTGACAAAGACCATTTTATCTCCCGGTATATGTTTTAAGTAAAAGGCACCCATTATAACAAAagtataattttaataaaactgttcttctgtaataaaaaaaattacaatgctAATAACATTTTCCTGATTTACTCAATTATCGTACGAGTAACTAGACCCATAGATCCAACTTATTCATATTTAAACAGTAAACCAAGCAGATTTAAATGACGTTATCAGTAAAGGGCTCAACCTTTATCCCCGACTAAAGCAACGATTTTTCTTCTGTACCGCTCACCTTCATGTACCGAACAGTAACTTaagttaaatgtttgttttaagaCACATGTCCGTATTTTCAAACGGGTCCGGCTCGAGCTCAAACGGCCGCTAACCGACTAGCATCCCGCACACCCGCGGCCTCGAGCCTGGCCCGTTTCCCGGGGCAACACAGCTGG from Lepisosteus oculatus isolate fLepOcu1 chromosome 11, fLepOcu1.hap2, whole genome shotgun sequence includes:
- the LOC102691801 gene encoding tetraspanin-16 is translated as MARLQKIYACLRYLMLFVNGIICTGGFVLLGLGLWIKFGAASFVQVMGSFSAQLINIGYICIGVGAVLALIGFLGCCGAWKENRCLLLLFFAIVTLIFVAEVVGAILVLVYRAVVEALVRDTSKKSLMQGYMGPAASDTVSQAWNTIMIGFKCCGFDNYTDFSGSVFSVNTGLSYPKSCCAVLTEPACNGLDMNKTLIHQKGCFRVLISLVQEKSVIIGSTAAGICVLELVAMIVSVVLFVKLGIQNNG